The genomic stretch TATCCTTGATCACTGAAGACAAAGGAGTGCCCTAATGCCTTATTCAATAATCTCGTTAGATTGTGTCGCTTTGAAGAGGATAAATGGCCATTTGAAGTGTATATTTATCAGTGGTGAAATGGTCTGGAAAATATTTTGCCAAATGGGTATAATTTTATTTTATGTTTTTTAAATATCAAGTCTAAGCTGTTTATTTATAACAAATATAGACGGGTATGATAACACATGATACAACAGTAAGCCAGTGGCTTTTGGATGATGATTTTTTTCCTGTAGTGGAATATACCGGCCCGCTTCCTTTTCCGATGGCGTTGGAGCGTGCCGATACCTCACAAACCGAGGATCCTTATTTTCTTTTGGGGAATTATAGGTTATTACTATTACCACACGTCAGTGGGAAATATCAGCTGATCACCGGTGAGCGTTCGTGGGGAAGGCTCAATCAAGGAAAGCAAGATAACAGTGGGGCGAATCACCTGTTTGTTGAATGGGATGGGCAGAAAATAGACCTGACAGACATCTACCAGGATACGGTTCAAGTTCAGCGTAATTTCCGTTGTGGGGTTGGATATGTGATTTGGGAGTATGCTTTTTCAGGAATTGTAATTACCAAAAAAATAACCATTAGACCGTCGCTGTCCGTAACGGGGGGGCAGTCAATCATGCAGGTGGATATTGAGATTAAGAATGATAATCCACAAGCGCATCAATTCCTGCTTACCGATGTGATTATTGCTGATTATGAAATGAATTATCAGCAGAATTGGCCAAAAAAGGTCGATTATAAAGCAAGACAAAAGGACAATAACAGTGATTTTTGTGCGGTTGAATTCGAAACAAATCCACGTGAACCCTTTTTGTGGAAAGACAAAAATAGCATCGCTGAATATGAAGGATTTCCGCCTGTGCTTTTTATGGGGTCAAAAGATAAAGCCTCTATTGAACATAATGTGGATGCAGCAGGAAATAGTCTTCAAGCCATTCATGAAGTGAATTTGAAAGGGGGAGGAGTGCAGTCTTTCAGTTATCAATTAGGATTCAGTTTTGAGGAGGATTATAAAGCTGAATGGAAAGCATTCTGTGAAGAAAAAACGCCCGTGGCTGACCAATGGCAACAGGTACTTCCTACATTTGAAACAGATAATGAGCGACGATCCGAGCTGTTATGGCATGCGCACACTTTAGAGGCTCTATCCCAATATTCACGCTATTTTCAGGAAACCAAAACGCCACAGGGCAGTCAGTATGATTTTTTGTGGGGGCTGCATGCGAGTGTCAGAGATCATCTTCAGCATTTATTGCCGATGTGTTATTATAACCCAACGGTGGCCAAGTCTGCTTTGCGCTATGCGTTAAAAAAAGAAAACGCAAGAGGGCAGGTGCCGATTATGGAGAAAGGATTTGGTTATCAGACCGATGATGTTTACATACAGTCTGATAATCAATTGTTTTTATTGCATGCGATCAATGAATATTTGCGCATTACGGGCGATAGCGAATTTTTGTATGAGGTGCTTCCTTATTATCCTTTGGAAAGCAAAGCCGAAGGGACGGTGCTCGATCATATCGAAAAAATGGTTTTGTTTCTTCGTGATGAAATAGGCCTGGGGCCACGAGGTTTGGTGCGATTGCTGAATTCGGATTGGAATGATGACCTTCACTTTGTGTTGGCCAATGAGCCTTTCAACCGAATGTATGAAAAGTCAGAATCGCATTTAAATACGACCATGGCCATTGTGATGTATCAGCAATTTGTTCAAAATCTTTCCTCCTTGAAGCCCGCTGATGAATATACCTATCAGATTGATATGCTGAAATCCATTGCCCAAACGCAGGCGACGGTTTTGTATGAAAATATAAGGAAGGACCTTGGGGGAGCTTCGTTTTTCAAGCGTTTCTATTGGGTGGATCAGCCGATCGGGAATGAGGAAGTTTATATGTGGCCACAGGCCTTTGGTTTGCAGATTCCATATTTGGATGTTGAGCGGAAGGCGAAAATGATTGAGGTGGTCAATGAGCGATTGGTGTTCCCCGAAAAAGCGGGTGGGCGACTGATGGAAGGACCTTTGCCATTTGTAAAGGAACATTATTGTAAAGACGGCTGTGGGGAGAATGGCGCCTTTTGGTTTGCTCCTTATGCCCAGTATGTTATCGGTGTGGCGCAGGTGGATTTAAACTTGGCTTGGGAACTTTTTGACCGAATGAGCCTCCAGCATATCGGGCAGGCCTTCCCAGATTTTTGGTTGGGGCAATGGACCGCATCAGATTATATCAACAGTTCGATTTCTGAAACGCAGGGACATGCCTATAACATGCCTTACAATGCTCATGCGCATGCTTATCCGCTTTATACTTATTACCGATTGAAGGAACTGGAAAAATAGATAGGTAAGTATGTGAGGTGTTGATTTGTCCACAGATTTACACAGATTATTTTAAGAATATGACATTTGGTTCAAGCGTCTCGCTTGGATCAAATATTTATAGGAAGTCTATTTAATTTGATCAAGAACTTTGAAATAATAACGAATGAAAAATATAGAAATGAACTGGACGCTGGGGCATCATGCTGAAAAAGAGCAGATGCCATCCGCTTGGGTAGAAGGGAATGTTCCAGGCAATGCGCAATTGGATTGGGCGCGAGCAAATGACTATGCTGATTATCATTTTGCGGATAATTACAAGCAATGGGTATGGATGGAAGATTGCTATTGGACTTACCAAACGGCTTTGGATATCCCAACATCAATCGAAGGTCAGGCCGTTTATTTTCAGGCCAAAGGCATTGATTATGAGTGTGAAATTTACCTTAATGATCATTTGCTTACTCACCATATTGGTATGTTTAGTGAGGTCAAGGTTTTGCTGACACCCTACCTGAAGAAAGAAAATAACCTGTTGAAGGTGGTGGTTTTTCCTATTCCAAAATCGCATCACAACTCCTATGACCGTACACAGGCAGTCCTTTCAGCCAAGCCTGCCGTGAGTTACGGATGGGATTGGCACCCACGATTGGTTCCTTCGGGGATTTGGGATGAGGCGGTTTGTATCGTTACAGCGTCACAAGCGGTCAAAAGCATGGTTGTTGATTATGATCTGAATTTAGAGCAACATGCTGCAAAGGTAAATCTTGAGCTTGATTTCTGGGGTGGAAATTTGGTTGGTGGATCATATTTGCTGCAGGTGATGGACCAAGACAAATGTGTCAAAGAGTTACCATTCAAAGGTTATTATACCAACTTCGAGCTAACCGATCTTAAATTGTGGTGGTGTGTTGGCCATGGTGAGGCATTCCAGTATGATTTTGTATTGACCGACCTGGAGACCGAGCAGCAGATCAGCCGCAAAGTAGCTTTCCGTCAGGTGGCCTTGGTAATGAACGAAGGCGCTTATGAGCGTACCAATACGTTCCCAAAATCCCGCAGTTGTCCTCCGGTACAGATGGAATTGAACGGGCAAAAAATCTTTCTGAAAGGAACCAATTGGGTAAATCCTGAGATTTTCCCGGGGACCATCACCGATGCCCGTTACCATGAATTGATTGATTTGGCATTGGAGGCGAATATGAACATTTTGCGTGTTTGGGGCGGAGGAATCGTCAATAAAGACGCTTTCCATCATTATTGTGATGAGAAAGGAATGTTGGTTTGGCAGGAATTCCCATTGGCTTGTAACGATCACCCCAACGAAAAACAATACCTGAAGGTATTGAAATCTGAGGCTACAGCGATTGTTAAGCGACTGAAGCAATTTGCCTCAACCGTTCTTTGGTGTGGGGGAAATGAGTTGTTCAACAGCTGGTCGGGCATGACTGATCAGTCGCATGCTTTGCGCCTATTGAATAGCATTTGTTTTGAGCATGATCCAAATACACCGTTTTTGCCTACGGCTCCAGTAATGGGAATGGGGCATGGGCATTATGCTTTCTTCGATGAAGACACCCAGCAGGATGTTTTCGAGTGGATGTTCTCGGCAGATTGTACCGCTTACTCAGAATTTGGAATGCCGTCTCCGGCTTTCGAAAATACCATCCAAAAGATCATTCCTGTAGAGGAACAATTTCCTCCAAGGCCAACCGAGGCTTGGAAAGCCCATCACGCCTACGGCGCATGGACCGAGCAAACGTGGTTAAATGCACACATCATCGAAAAATATTTCGGTAAAAGTGAAGATTTATCTACGCTGGTAGCGCGTGGCCAGCAGCTGCAAAAGATTGGGTATCAG from Persicobacter psychrovividus encodes the following:
- a CDS encoding GH36-type glycosyl hydrolase domain-containing protein; the encoded protein is MITHDTTVSQWLLDDDFFPVVEYTGPLPFPMALERADTSQTEDPYFLLGNYRLLLLPHVSGKYQLITGERSWGRLNQGKQDNSGANHLFVEWDGQKIDLTDIYQDTVQVQRNFRCGVGYVIWEYAFSGIVITKKITIRPSLSVTGGQSIMQVDIEIKNDNPQAHQFLLTDVIIADYEMNYQQNWPKKVDYKARQKDNNSDFCAVEFETNPREPFLWKDKNSIAEYEGFPPVLFMGSKDKASIEHNVDAAGNSLQAIHEVNLKGGGVQSFSYQLGFSFEEDYKAEWKAFCEEKTPVADQWQQVLPTFETDNERRSELLWHAHTLEALSQYSRYFQETKTPQGSQYDFLWGLHASVRDHLQHLLPMCYYNPTVAKSALRYALKKENARGQVPIMEKGFGYQTDDVYIQSDNQLFLLHAINEYLRITGDSEFLYEVLPYYPLESKAEGTVLDHIEKMVLFLRDEIGLGPRGLVRLLNSDWNDDLHFVLANEPFNRMYEKSESHLNTTMAIVMYQQFVQNLSSLKPADEYTYQIDMLKSIAQTQATVLYENIRKDLGGASFFKRFYWVDQPIGNEEVYMWPQAFGLQIPYLDVERKAKMIEVVNERLVFPEKAGGRLMEGPLPFVKEHYCKDGCGENGAFWFAPYAQYVIGVAQVDLNLAWELFDRMSLQHIGQAFPDFWLGQWTASDYINSSISETQGHAYNMPYNAHAHAYPLYTYYRLKELEK
- a CDS encoding glycoside hydrolase family 2 protein codes for the protein MKNIEMNWTLGHHAEKEQMPSAWVEGNVPGNAQLDWARANDYADYHFADNYKQWVWMEDCYWTYQTALDIPTSIEGQAVYFQAKGIDYECEIYLNDHLLTHHIGMFSEVKVLLTPYLKKENNLLKVVVFPIPKSHHNSYDRTQAVLSAKPAVSYGWDWHPRLVPSGIWDEAVCIVTASQAVKSMVVDYDLNLEQHAAKVNLELDFWGGNLVGGSYLLQVMDQDKCVKELPFKGYYTNFELTDLKLWWCVGHGEAFQYDFVLTDLETEQQISRKVAFRQVALVMNEGAYERTNTFPKSRSCPPVQMELNGQKIFLKGTNWVNPEIFPGTITDARYHELIDLALEANMNILRVWGGGIVNKDAFHHYCDEKGMLVWQEFPLACNDHPNEKQYLKVLKSEATAIVKRLKQFASTVLWCGGNELFNSWSGMTDQSHALRLLNSICFEHDPNTPFLPTAPVMGMGHGHYAFFDEDTQQDVFEWMFSADCTAYSEFGMPSPAFENTIQKIIPVEEQFPPRPTEAWKAHHAYGAWTEQTWLNAHIIEKYFGKSEDLSTLVARGQQLQKIGYQCIFETARQKQPYCSMALNWCFNEPWPTAANNSIVDYDNQIKPAFYSIKDALRPVLASAQFQRFSYDAGEWMEMDLWMLNDGQQQFDGLNMTVTVCFGEECQQQYWNGIAVKPYENTVGPRLRVKIPQNHQGLFNIKLSVENHSSLDSTYDLVVKQMVKWKDAVAVLNI